In one window of Synechococcus sp. M16CYN DNA:
- a CDS encoding ribonuclease J — protein MAYNFRPAKTQESCLRVIPLGGLHEIGKNTCVFEYENDLMLVDAGLAFPSDGMHGVNVVLPDTSFLRENQKRIRGMIVTHGHEDHIGGIAHHLKHFNIPVIYGPRLALSMLTGKMDEAGVTNRTMLQTVAPRDVVKVGRHFSVEFIRNTHSMADSFSLAITTPVGTIIFTGDFKFDHTPVDGEHFDMARLAHYGEQGVLCLFSDSTNAEVPGFCPPERSVFPNLDRHVANADGRVIITTFASSIHRVSMILELALKNGRKVGLLGRSMLNVIAKARELGYMRAPDELFVPIKQINNMPDRETLLLMTGSQGEPLAALSRISRGDHPQVKVKTTDTIIFSASPIPGNTISVVNTIDKLMMLGAKVVYGKNEGIHVSGHGFQEDQKLMLALTKPKFFVPVHGEHRMLVCHSKTGHSMGIPVNNTLIIQNGDVVELTSSSLRKGDPVKAGIELLDQSRNGIVDARVLKERQQLAEDGVVTILSAISTDGAMVAPPRVSLRGVVTTADTRKMSLWTEREISWVLENRWKQLCRNAEGKAPEVDWMGIQREVEVGLSSRMRRELQVEPLILCLVQPAPSGTPAYKSRADTEPSDRSALRSRSEYVLTRRNGGAIPASARINGSSASAAMASRANSKVEKKADSEQAMTAGRTRRRRSAAA, from the coding sequence ATGGCTTACAATTTTCGGCCTGCCAAAACCCAGGAGTCTTGCTTGCGGGTGATCCCACTGGGCGGTCTGCACGAAATTGGCAAAAACACTTGTGTATTTGAGTATGAGAACGACCTCATGCTCGTAGACGCCGGACTAGCCTTCCCGAGTGACGGCATGCATGGCGTGAATGTGGTGTTGCCCGACACTAGTTTTTTGCGCGAGAACCAGAAGCGCATTCGCGGCATGATCGTTACCCATGGTCATGAGGATCACATTGGTGGCATTGCTCATCACTTAAAGCACTTCAACATCCCGGTGATTTATGGACCACGGTTGGCTCTCTCGATGCTCACCGGAAAGATGGATGAAGCTGGTGTTACTAATCGCACCATGCTTCAAACTGTCGCTCCGCGCGATGTGGTGAAGGTGGGTCGACATTTTTCAGTCGAGTTTATCCGTAACACTCACTCGATGGCTGACAGTTTTTCGCTAGCGATTACAACGCCAGTGGGCACAATCATTTTCACCGGTGATTTCAAATTTGATCACACTCCTGTTGATGGTGAACACTTCGATATGGCTCGCCTGGCTCATTACGGTGAACAGGGTGTTCTTTGTTTGTTCAGTGATTCCACCAATGCGGAGGTTCCCGGTTTCTGTCCGCCAGAACGTTCTGTCTTCCCTAATCTCGATCGTCACGTCGCCAACGCCGATGGTCGCGTGATTATCACGACCTTCGCTAGTTCGATCCATCGGGTGTCAATGATTCTTGAGCTGGCTCTTAAAAACGGCCGTAAAGTCGGTCTGTTGGGCCGTTCAATGCTCAACGTAATCGCAAAAGCACGCGAACTAGGGTACATGCGCGCGCCTGACGAATTGTTTGTTCCGATTAAGCAGATTAACAACATGCCTGATCGTGAAACCCTGTTGCTGATGACTGGTAGCCAAGGTGAGCCTTTAGCCGCCTTGAGCCGTATTTCTCGCGGCGATCATCCTCAGGTGAAAGTAAAAACCACCGACACGATTATTTTCTCTGCCAGTCCAATCCCTGGTAACACTATTTCCGTAGTAAACACAATTGACAAATTAATGATGCTCGGAGCAAAGGTGGTCTATGGCAAAAATGAGGGCATTCACGTGTCCGGGCACGGCTTTCAGGAAGATCAAAAGCTGATGCTGGCTCTTACTAAGCCCAAGTTCTTCGTTCCGGTACATGGTGAGCACCGAATGCTGGTTTGTCATTCCAAGACCGGCCACTCTATGGGAATACCCGTCAACAATACCTTGATTATTCAGAACGGCGATGTAGTGGAACTCACCTCAAGTTCCTTAAGAAAGGGAGATCCGGTGAAAGCCGGGATTGAATTACTTGATCAATCCCGTAATGGCATTGTGGATGCGCGTGTTCTGAAAGAACGCCAGCAGCTTGCGGAGGACGGAGTAGTTACGATTTTGTCTGCGATCAGCACCGATGGCGCAATGGTGGCACCGCCTCGTGTAAGCCTCCGCGGCGTAGTCACGACGGCGGACACCCGTAAGATGTCACTTTGGACAGAGCGAGAGATCAGTTGGGTGCTTGAGAATCGTTGGAAGCAATTATGCCGCAATGCTGAGGGCAAGGCACCTGAGGTGGATTGGATGGGTATTCAACGTGAGGTGGAGGTTGGCCTTAGCAGCCGTATGCGTCGCGAACTACAGGTAGAGCCATTGATTCTTTGCCTGGTACAGCCGGCCCCTAGTGGAACTCCAGCCTACAAAAGCCGTGCTGATACAGAGCCCAGTGATCGTTCTGCATTGCGAAGTCGCAGTGAGTACGTTCTTACTCGTCGTAACGGTGGAGCCATACCGGCTTCGGCGCGTATCAATGGCAGTTCCGCGTCTGCAGCCATGGCAAGCAGAGCTAATTCGAAGGTGGAAAAAAAAGCAGATTCTGAACAAGCTATGACCGCTGGTCGTACCCGCCGCCGTCGTTCAGCTGCAGCATAA